In Caulobacter segnis ATCC 21756, the sequence GATCGCCATGATGGCCGGCGCGATCATCGGCGCGGCCTCGGCCAAGATTCCGGTGCTCGTGGACGGCTTCATTGTCTCGGCGGCGGCGCTGGTCGCGATCCGCCTGGTTCCGGCGGCCAAGGACTACTGTGTCTTCTGCCATCGCTCGGCCGAGCAGGGGCACGGCCGGCTGCTCGCCGCCTTGGAGGTCGAGCCGCTGCTGGCGCTGGACTTGCGGCTGGGCGAGGGGACAGGTGCGCTGCTCGCCTTGCCCATGGTACGGGCCGCCTCGCGCCTGCTGAGCGACGTCGCCAGCCTGGACGACGTCTTGAACGGAAGGCTCTGACCGTGGGCTGGCTCGCGCATCAGGCGCGGCTTCTGCTCTGCGCCGTCCAGTTCCTGACGCGGATTCCGACGCCGGCCCTGAACCGCTTCGAGAGCGATTGGATCACACGAGCCGCGCGCTATTTTCCTCTGGTAGGTCAGGGTGTTGGGGCGATCTCCGCGGGCGTCTTCTTTGTGGGCTTCCAGATGTGGGGCGCGGGTGTCGCGGCCGTTCTGGCGATTGGCGCGGGCTTGTTGGTCACTGGCGCCTTTCACGAAGACGGCCTGGCCGATACGGCCGACGGGCTGGGTGGCGGCCAGACGGCTCAGCGCCGCCTGGAGATCATGAAGGACAGCCGCATAGGGACCTATGGCGTCTGCGCGCTGCTCGTCGCGCTCGGCCTGAAAGCGGCTGTTTTGGCGACCCTAACGGCGCAGGCCGGAGGCTTGGTTTTGCTGGCGGCGCATGGCGCGGGGCGCGCGGCGGCTGTCGTCGCCATGCGGGTCACGCCGTACGCGCCTTCGGGTGAGGCGGGGAAGTGGAAGCCTACGCCGATCGGCGTGCGCACTGGCGAGGTGATCGTCGCTCTTGTCATCGCGGCCTGGCCGTTGCTGCTTCTACCCGCGCCGGCCGCCGGATTGGGTCTAGCCTTGGGCGGCGTCGCCGCGGTGATCCTGGCGAGAACGGCCGTCCGGTTGATCGGCGGCCACACGGGTGACGTGCTTGGCGCGGTCGAGCAGGTTTTCGAGGTCGGCTTCCTGCTCGGCGTGGCGGCGCTGGCGTGAGGCTGATCGTGTGCCCGGGGTCGGCTGTCGACGCGCTGCTGGCGCGCACGCGCGTAGACCACGTGCTGGCCCTGGTGTCGCCCGACGCCGAGGTCGAGCCGCGCGCGGTTCCGGCGACCATCCTGCGCTTCAACGACATCGCCGCGCCCCGGCCTGATCTGATCGCGCCGAGCTCTGAGTTGGTCCGCGAGATCATTGGCCTAGGCCACGACCTGCCCGCCGAGGCCACGCTTCTTGTCCACTGCTTCGCCGGCGTCAGTCGCTCTCCAGCGGCGGCCTACATCCTGGCGTGCGCCGCGGGCGGCCCCGGCGAGGAGGTCGCGATCGCGACACGCCTGCGCGAGGCCTCGCCCAAGGCCACGCCCAACCCCCTGATAGTCTCCCTGGCCGACGACATGCTGGGGCGCGGCGGCGCCATGAGCGCGGCCATCGCGGCGATCGGGCGGGGCGCGGACGCGTACGAAGGAGACGTGATCGATTGGACGCTGGACGCCGTCGCTCGCCCCTAGGTTCGTCCGGCCGACCATGCGACCCAGAAATTGATGGGAGCGCTAACAATGGTCGTGACACGCGCCTCAGAATTTGTAGGAGTAATCCAGAGCCGCGCCACAAGCGGTCGATAACAAATAGTGGGAGCGAGAAACGATATGGGGTTCTTCGATAAAAAAGTTGGCCGCGCGGGAGCCGTGGCGACGGGCCTGGCGATGGCCTGGCTGCTGGCGACGCCGGCGTCGGCGCAGAACGACAAGATGACGCCGATCGCCATCCCGGCCCAGCCGAACGCGATCACGCTGAACACCGGACCGTTGCCCGGCGGAACGAACGCCGAGAGCTGGCACAGCCAGTACGGCAGCGTCTTCGCCCGCAACGTGACCGTCGCGACCCTGACGCCGTTCCTGCCCGATCCGGCCAAGGCCACCGGCGTGGCCGTGATCGTCGCCCCTGGTGGCGGCTTCCGCACCCTGTCGATGGAAAACGAGGGCTGGGATGTCGCCAAGGCCTTGGCCGACAAGGGCGTCGCCGCCTTCGTCCTGAAGTACCGTCTGAACCAGACGCCGGCCGACATGCCCGGCTTCGAAGCCTCGATGAAGGCGATGTTCTCGGGCGTCGCGCGCGCGCCGCGCATGGACCCGCAGTCCGCTGTAAAGGCGCTGGAGCCGCAACTCGCCGACTCCCGCGCGGCCTTCGCCCTGATCCGCTCGCGCGCGGCCGAGTGGCATGTCGATCCCGACCGCATCGGCATGGTCGGCTTCTCGGCCGGCGCCATGCTGACCCTGACCACGACCCTGGCCGTCGAGGACGCCAAGCCGGCCTTCATCGGCCTGATCTACGGCTCGCTGGCGCCGGCGACGGTCCCGGCCGACGCGCCGCCGATGTTCTTCGCCCTGGCGGCCGACGATCCTCTGTTCGGAAACAGCGGCTTTGGCCTGATCGAGAGCTGGCGCGCGGCTAAGCGTCCCGTGGAGTTCCACCTCTACGAACAGGGCGGCCACGGCTTTGGCATGTACAAGAAGAAGACCACCAGCACCGGCTGGTTCGACGCCTACGCAAGCTGGATGGCCATGCACGGCTATATGAGCAAGAAGTAGCGCTCTTGCGGCCGCCGCTCGTTTGGGCGGCGGCCGCTTCCGGCCTTAGGGCACGGGGATCTCGAACGGACCGACCGGCAGGTTCGCATCGTCGAACAGATTGACCACCGGGCTGTCGGCCCAGGCGTAGCGAACGCGGTCCACCGGCTGGCCGTCGCCGCTCAGCGTCACCTTGTCGCCCTCCGCGCGCCCGGTCGCGAAGCGGCAGGCTCCCGCGCCGCAGAGCTCGAAGCCGATCGCCATGGCGCCGCTGCGGGCGGCGAGGGCGCCCGACACATCCTTGAAGGTCAGGGTCACGCCGCCGCCGGTGTCGCGGGCGGCTGAGGCGATGCGCGGGCCCGACGGCGCGATCGCTTCGCCATAGGCCGTGGCGCGCATGGCGCGGGCGGCGCGGCGGCCGACCTCCTGCTTCTGGCCGGGGTGGATGTCCACCGGATCGCCGTGGTCGATCGTCACCACGACGGCGGCGTGGCCGTCCGCCTCGGCGACGCGGCGCTGAGTGTCGCGCACCTTAGCCCAGCCACTCTCCACGGGTCGCTGGGCCATGTCGCCATAGGCCGACAGCTGCACGATGGCGAACGGCAGGGCCGGCGTCTCGAACCGCGCGCGCCAGTCCTTCAGCATGGCCGAGAGGCGACGGTCATAGCCGGGCAGGCCGGTGTCGGACTCGCCCTGGTACCAGGCCACGCCGGCTAGGCTGACCGGTCCCAGCGGCGCGATCATGCCGTTGTAGAGCGTGCCCGCGCCGTTGATGTCGTCCCATGGCGAGCGTGGAGCGTTGGACTGGGAGCGTCCGGCCGGGGCGTAGCGCCAGCCCTGGTCCAGCGGCGGGCTGCTCCCATCGTCGAACCGCAGTTGCATCGCGCTGGCGGGGCCCAGCATGCCCCCGTCGGCATAGACGTTGTCGGCGTTGACCAGGATGACGTTGCGGCCCTCACGCAAGACGCCGGGCTTCAGGCGATACTGACGCGCGCGGCCCAGGCTGGTCCCGCCGACCGGCTGGCCGTTGACCCAGGTGCGGTCGGCGTCATCGATCGCGCCGAGATTCAGCACCGAGGCTTGGCGAGCCTGTTCGGCGGTCAGAGTGACCTCGGTCTTGAACCAGACCATGCCGAGATAGCCCTTCATCTCGGGCAGGCCCCAGCGGCTGAAGGCGCCGACCACGGGGACGGGCTTCCAGGCCAGGCCCGCGTCGTCGCGCCAGGGCTCGCGCCCCTGGGCGAGCCCGGAGGTGTCCCGCCACCAGGTTTCCCACTGGCTCGCCGCGGCCTTCTCGGCCGCCGCGGTGTCGCGCGTGTAGAGGGCCAGGGTCTTGGCCGGCTCGCCCAGGCCGGCTTGCTCGAGGCCGTCGGGCGACAGCCAGGCCGACTGGCGCGAGCCGCCCCAGCTGGCGTGGATCAGGCCGATCGGGGCCTTGGTCGTCTCCCGCAGGGACTGACCCATGTAGAAGCAGACCGCCGAGAACTTGCCGATCGTCGCCGGCGTCGCGGCCGCCCAGGCGGGCGGGGCGTCCAGCTTGTCCTGGGGCGCGAAGGCCAGGCGCTTGGGGACCGTCATCAGGCGGATCTGCGGATCGCTGGCGCCGTAGACCTGGAAGCTGTTCTGCGACTGCTCCGTCGTCATCTCCATGTTGCTCTGGCCCGAGCACAGGAAGACGTCGCCGATCAGCAGGTCGTCGATCACCTGCTGGCCGCTGGGCGCGTCGAGCAGCAGCCGATAGGGACCGCCGGCTTCCAGGGCCGGAAGCGTGAGACGGAAGCGACCGGCCTTATCGGCTTGGGCGCTGACGGTCTTGCCCGCGAGGTTGGCCGACACCGTCTCGCCCGGCAGCGCCTTGCCGGTCAGGATGATCGGCCGGCCGCGCTGGAGAACGGCGTGGTCGCCCAGGGCGCCGTCGACGATCGGCGCGGCGGAGGCCGAGGCCGAGGCCGCGAGCGCCAGGACGGTGGCGCTCGCGAGAAGAGCATGGATCTTCAAGTCGTTCTCCTACTTCGGCAGGGCCACGGCCTTGGCGACCGCGAACTCGGCCGAGCGGCCGGGGACGCCGGTGTCGGGCTGGCCGGCGCCGACGCTGACCTTATAGCGCCCGGTCATGACCTGGCGCACGCCGTCCGGATCGACCGAGCTCAAGTCGCGCGACGACAGCGAGAAGGTCACCGACTTGGCCTCGCCGGGCTTGAGGCTGACGCGCTGGAAGCCACGCAGGGCGACGCGCGGCGCGCCGGGTGAATTGGGGAAGTTCAGATAGAGCTGAGCCACCTCGTCGCCGGCGCGCTGACCAACGTTGCGGACCGTGGTCGTCACGCGCAGGCCCTGGCCGGCGTCGCCCTTGATCGGTTCGACCTTCAGCGGCGCGTAGTCGAACCGCGTGTAGCTGAGGCCGTAGCCGAACGGATAGACCGGCTGGCCGGTGAAGTAGCGATAGGTCCTTCCATCCATGCGGTAGTCGCCGAACGGCGGCAGGTCTTCCACCGACTTGTAGAAGGTCAGCGGCAGGCGGCCCGAGGGGTTGGTCTTGCCGGTCAGGACGTTGGCGATGGCCAGGCCCCCGGACTGGCCCGGATACCAGGCCTCCAGGATCGCCGCGGCGTTGTCCTTGGCCCAGGAGAGGTTCAGCGGACTACCGTTCATGGCCACCACGACCAGCGGCTTGCCCAGCGCCTTGGCCTGCTCCAGCAGCGCCTGCTGGTCGGCGGGAATGTCGAGCGTGGTCTTGTCGCCGCCCTTGAAGCCCGGGATCTCGACCGGCGACTCCTCGGCCTCGAGGTCGGAGGTCAGGCCGACCACGGCGACCAGCACGTCGGCCTGGGCCGCGGCCGCCTTCAGCTCGGCGGTCGGGTCCGTCGCGACGCGCTTCCAGACGAGATCGACGCCGGAGAGCGCGTGGGCCTCTGACATCACCTCGATCGCGTAGCGGCGTCCCTTCTCCAGCTTGATGGTCTTCATCGTCGGCAGGCTGCCCCAGCCCGATTTCTTGAGGTCCGCGAACGGCTTGCCGTCCAGTTTCATCTCGCCGTTGAAGCCGGTCAGACCCAGGCGATAGGTCCCGGTTTCCGGCGGGACCAGGAAGCCGGTCCAGACCACGCGATGGTGGTCGAGCACGGCCGGCAAATCGAGGCTGCGGGCGGCGACATTGGCCTCGACGCGCGTCACGACCGGCTGGTCGGCGAAGCGCATCTTGGAGACAATGTCGCCGAAGGTCCCCGGCTCGAAGCGCTTGGGCGGCGTCTCGGTCGGGTTGTAGTAGCGCGCCAGCAGGCCCGGCTTGCCGTCCGACGTTCGCAGGGCCGTCGTCGGGACCTTGTCGCCGTCGGTGTAGGACGGGCCGAACGGCGCGTAGGCCACCTTGGCGCCGGGCAGGGCGCGGCGCAGGCCCTCGACCACCGAGATCGGCGGCGCCGACAGGGCCGAGGAATAGTTGCCGCGCAGCACGCGGGTGGCGTCGCCCAGCGGACCGATCACCGCGACGCGCAGGCCAGGCTTCAGCGGCAGCAGGCCGTCGTTCTTCAGCAGAACGAGGCTCTTCTCGCTGGCGGCCAGGGCCAGGGCTTCGTGCTCTGGCGTCATCACGGCGCTCGGCGCCTTGGGCGCGGTGTCGACGGGGCGCACGCCCGGCAGGTCGCCGACGCGCAGTCGGGCGGAATAGAGCCGCACCAGGGCCTGGTCGACGTCTCCGATCGTGATCAGGCCCTGCTGGAGCGCGTCACGATAGCGGTTCGAGAGACCCGCCGTGTCGGTCAGGGTCGCGCCGTTGCACTCGTTGTCGACACCCGCGCGCACGGCGGCCGCCACGGCGGTGGCGGCGTCTGGCGCGTATTTGTGATTGTCGTTGATGTCCTTGACCGCGTCGCAGTCGGAGACGACGTAACCGTCGAACTTCCACGCCGTCCGCAAGTAGTCCTTCAGCAGCATGTCACTGGCGCAGGCCGGCTGGCCGTCGATGCGGTTGTAGGCGCACATGATCGAGCCGGCCTTGGCCTCGACGATCGCGGCGCGGAAGGCCGGCAGGTAGGTGTCCTCGAGATCGCGGCGCGAGACGTAGACATTGGCGTGGTGACGCGTCGATTCCGGCCCGCTGTGCACGGCGTAATGCTTGGGCGTCGCGATCACCTGCGGAAGGTCGGGGTCAGGCCCCTGGACGCCCTCGACGAACGCCACGCCCATGCGGGCGGCCAGATGCGGGTCCTCGCCATAGGTTTCCTGACCTCGGCCCCAGCGCGGATCGCGGAAGATGTTGATATTGGGGGACCAGGTGTTGAGCGCCGTGCCGATGCGGCCCATGCGGCCGGTCGCGCGCGCCAGGGTGTGCAGCCCACGCACCTCTGCGCCGATCGCGCCACCGACGTCCTTGACCAGGTCTGTGTCGAAGGTGGCCGCCAGGCCGACCGGCTCGGGGAAGTTGGTCGTCGGCAGCGAGCCCAGCGCGCCGTGCAGCGACTCCGTCCACCAGTTGTAGGCGGGGACGCCCAGTCGCGGGATCGCCGGAGCGGTGTTGAGCAGCTGGTCCAGCTTCTCCTCGGTCGTCATCTTGGCGACTAGGTCGGCGGCCATCTGGTCGGCCATCTGGCGGGTCGGCGAGGTTGTCTGGGCCTGCGCGACCGGCGCCAGACCCAGGACCAGGCTGAGGCACAGCGCCGTGCTCGCGCCCAAACGGCGCCGCGAAGACCTAGACATGAATTTTCCCTCGAACTGAAAACTTGAACGGATAGCGACCGAAGGCGCTCAGACTGGCTGGAGGCCGTGTTCGACGATCTTGCGGATCAGGTCGCGATGCCGG encodes:
- the cobS gene encoding adenosylcobinamide-GDP ribazoletransferase, yielding MGWLAHQARLLLCAVQFLTRIPTPALNRFESDWITRAARYFPLVGQGVGAISAGVFFVGFQMWGAGVAAVLAIGAGLLVTGAFHEDGLADTADGLGGGQTAQRRLEIMKDSRIGTYGVCALLVALGLKAAVLATLTAQAGGLVLLAAHGAGRAAAVVAMRVTPYAPSGEAGKWKPTPIGVRTGEVIVALVIAAWPLLLLPAPAAGLGLALGGVAAVILARTAVRLIGGHTGDVLGAVEQVFEVGFLLGVAALA
- a CDS encoding tyrosine phosphatase family protein → MRLIVCPGSAVDALLARTRVDHVLALVSPDAEVEPRAVPATILRFNDIAAPRPDLIAPSSELVREIIGLGHDLPAEATLLVHCFAGVSRSPAAAYILACAAGGPGEEVAIATRLREASPKATPNPLIVSLADDMLGRGGAMSAAIAAIGRGADAYEGDVIDWTLDAVARP
- a CDS encoding alpha/beta hydrolase, translating into MGFFDKKVGRAGAVATGLAMAWLLATPASAQNDKMTPIAIPAQPNAITLNTGPLPGGTNAESWHSQYGSVFARNVTVATLTPFLPDPAKATGVAVIVAPGGGFRTLSMENEGWDVAKALADKGVAAFVLKYRLNQTPADMPGFEASMKAMFSGVARAPRMDPQSAVKALEPQLADSRAAFALIRSRAAEWHVDPDRIGMVGFSAGAMLTLTTTLAVEDAKPAFIGLIYGSLAPATVPADAPPMFFALAADDPLFGNSGFGLIESWRAAKRPVEFHLYEQGGHGFGMYKKKTTSTGWFDAYASWMAMHGYMSKK
- a CDS encoding sialate O-acetylesterase is translated as MKIHALLASATVLALAASASASAAPIVDGALGDHAVLQRGRPIILTGKALPGETVSANLAGKTVSAQADKAGRFRLTLPALEAGGPYRLLLDAPSGQQVIDDLLIGDVFLCSGQSNMEMTTEQSQNSFQVYGASDPQIRLMTVPKRLAFAPQDKLDAPPAWAAATPATIGKFSAVCFYMGQSLRETTKAPIGLIHASWGGSRQSAWLSPDGLEQAGLGEPAKTLALYTRDTAAAEKAAASQWETWWRDTSGLAQGREPWRDDAGLAWKPVPVVGAFSRWGLPEMKGYLGMVWFKTEVTLTAEQARQASVLNLGAIDDADRTWVNGQPVGGTSLGRARQYRLKPGVLREGRNVILVNADNVYADGGMLGPASAMQLRFDDGSSPPLDQGWRYAPAGRSQSNAPRSPWDDINGAGTLYNGMIAPLGPVSLAGVAWYQGESDTGLPGYDRRLSAMLKDWRARFETPALPFAIVQLSAYGDMAQRPVESGWAKVRDTQRRVAEADGHAAVVVTIDHGDPVDIHPGQKQEVGRRAARAMRATAYGEAIAPSGPRIASAARDTGGGVTLTFKDVSGALAARSGAMAIGFELCGAGACRFATGRAEGDKVTLSGDGQPVDRVRYAWADSPVVNLFDDANLPVGPFEIPVP
- a CDS encoding glycoside hydrolase family 3 C-terminal domain-containing protein; this translates as MSRSSRRRLGASTALCLSLVLGLAPVAQAQTTSPTRQMADQMAADLVAKMTTEEKLDQLLNTAPAIPRLGVPAYNWWTESLHGALGSLPTTNFPEPVGLAATFDTDLVKDVGGAIGAEVRGLHTLARATGRMGRIGTALNTWSPNINIFRDPRWGRGQETYGEDPHLAARMGVAFVEGVQGPDPDLPQVIATPKHYAVHSGPESTRHHANVYVSRRDLEDTYLPAFRAAIVEAKAGSIMCAYNRIDGQPACASDMLLKDYLRTAWKFDGYVVSDCDAVKDINDNHKYAPDAATAVAAAVRAGVDNECNGATLTDTAGLSNRYRDALQQGLITIGDVDQALVRLYSARLRVGDLPGVRPVDTAPKAPSAVMTPEHEALALAASEKSLVLLKNDGLLPLKPGLRVAVIGPLGDATRVLRGNYSSALSAPPISVVEGLRRALPGAKVAYAPFGPSYTDGDKVPTTALRTSDGKPGLLARYYNPTETPPKRFEPGTFGDIVSKMRFADQPVVTRVEANVAARSLDLPAVLDHHRVVWTGFLVPPETGTYRLGLTGFNGEMKLDGKPFADLKKSGWGSLPTMKTIKLEKGRRYAIEVMSEAHALSGVDLVWKRVATDPTAELKAAAAQADVLVAVVGLTSDLEAEESPVEIPGFKGGDKTTLDIPADQQALLEQAKALGKPLVVVAMNGSPLNLSWAKDNAAAILEAWYPGQSGGLAIANVLTGKTNPSGRLPLTFYKSVEDLPPFGDYRMDGRTYRYFTGQPVYPFGYGLSYTRFDYAPLKVEPIKGDAGQGLRVTTTVRNVGQRAGDEVAQLYLNFPNSPGAPRVALRGFQRVSLKPGEAKSVTFSLSSRDLSSVDPDGVRQVMTGRYKVSVGAGQPDTGVPGRSAEFAVAKAVALPK